The Sporomusa termitida genome has a window encoding:
- a CDS encoding GlsB/YeaQ/YmgE family stress response membrane protein has protein sequence MIGSTIWFLIIGAVAGWAAGKIMRGHGFGIWVDVIVGVAGAFIGGFALSLLGFNTYGIIGQLITSIIGAVILLWFIRLFSGNQANT, from the coding sequence ATGATAGGAAGTACAATTTGGTTTTTGATTATCGGGGCTGTGGCTGGCTGGGCCGCTGGAAAAATAATGCGTGGTCATGGTTTTGGAATATGGGTTGATGTTATTGTCGGCGTTGCCGGCGCGTTTATTGGTGGCTTTGCATTATCTTTATTAGGGTTTAACACTTATGGGATTATTGGGCAACTTATCACCAGCATAATCGGAGCGGTTATTCTTCTCTGGTTTATCCGTTTATTTAGCGGTAATCAGGCTAATACCTAA
- the folK gene encoding 2-amino-4-hydroxy-6-hydroxymethyldihydropteridine diphosphokinase, whose amino-acid sequence MIILGLGSNISVGNITREENIATAIRLLQAHPGIGLERVSSLYETEPVGLKEQPNFLNAVIAITTDLPPVELLAVCLDTERQMGRVRAVRWGPRNIDIDLLLYHNVEMATDTLALPHPRLPDRKFVLIPLAEIAGDCAVYKGKTVQALLAATGDDSQVNRYGTIKTSWQANAIG is encoded by the coding sequence ATGATTATTTTAGGATTGGGCTCTAATATCAGCGTTGGCAATATTACCAGAGAAGAAAACATTGCTACTGCCATCAGGCTCCTGCAGGCTCATCCGGGCATTGGGCTTGAACGGGTATCTTCATTGTATGAGACGGAACCGGTCGGGCTTAAGGAGCAGCCCAATTTTCTCAATGCGGTTATTGCCATTACCACTGATTTGCCGCCGGTGGAACTGCTGGCGGTCTGCCTTGACACTGAACGGCAGATGGGCCGGGTGCGGGCGGTGCGGTGGGGGCCGCGAAATATTGACATTGATCTTCTGCTGTATCATAATGTAGAAATGGCTACTGACACTCTGGCGTTACCTCATCCCCGGCTGCCTGACAGGAAATTTGTGTTAATTCCTTTGGCCGAGATTGCCGGGGACTGTGCAGTATATAAAGGAAAAACAGTACAGGCCTTGCTGGCGGCAACCGGCGATGACAGCCAGGTTAACCGTTATGGTACAATAAAAACTTCTTGGCAGGCGAATGCGATTGGTTAA
- the folB gene encoding dihydroneopterin aldolase, with protein MSHRVTLKNMVFYGFHGVYEFERELGQRFYVDLDMKADLSQAGKSDRLEETVDYVTIYNQTREIVENQRFQLLEALSYRIAGEVLRLHPLVEEVIVRIRKPSVPIAAALEYVEVEAVRRQGE; from the coding sequence GTGAGCCATAGAGTTACTTTAAAAAATATGGTGTTTTACGGTTTTCACGGGGTGTATGAATTTGAACGGGAATTAGGGCAGCGCTTTTATGTTGATCTGGACATGAAAGCCGATTTAAGCCAGGCCGGTAAAAGCGACCGGCTGGAAGAGACTGTAGATTATGTTACAATTTATAATCAAACCAGAGAAATCGTAGAGAATCAGAGGTTTCAACTGCTGGAAGCCCTGTCTTACCGGATTGCCGGGGAGGTTTTACGGCTGCATCCATTAGTAGAGGAAGTAATTGTACGGATTCGCAAACCCTCGGTACCCATTGCTGCCGCCCTGGAGTATGTTGAAGTTGAAGCTGTGCGGAGACAGGGTGAATGA
- a CDS encoding LemA family protein, whose protein sequence is MNKTIWVIIVIVGALLVSAVFNYNTLVSINENVNGKWSQIENQLQRRADLIPNLVTTVKGYAAHEQQAIQAVADARAKLAGAEGPAGKAQADNELNSALSRLLVVVENYPNLKADQNFRALMDELSGTENRIAVARKDYNDAVQGYNVKIRSLPTSLFAGMMGFGPKEYFQAAAGAEQVPQVNF, encoded by the coding sequence ATGAATAAAACAATATGGGTCATTATCGTGATCGTTGGCGCATTATTGGTAAGTGCTGTTTTCAATTATAATACATTGGTTAGTATTAACGAGAATGTTAATGGTAAATGGAGTCAAATTGAAAATCAGCTGCAGCGGCGGGCTGATTTAATACCGAACTTAGTTACTACAGTAAAGGGCTATGCTGCCCATGAACAGCAGGCAATCCAGGCCGTTGCTGATGCGCGGGCCAAGCTGGCCGGGGCCGAGGGACCGGCAGGCAAGGCCCAGGCAGACAATGAGTTGAACTCGGCCCTTAGCAGACTGCTGGTGGTGGTGGAAAACTATCCTAATCTTAAGGCCGATCAAAATTTCCGGGCGCTTATGGACGAACTTAGCGGCACAGAGAACCGGATTGCCGTAGCCCGTAAAGATTACAATGATGCCGTGCAGGGCTATAATGTTAAAATACGCTCGCTGCCGACCAGTTTGTTTGCCGGCATGATGGGCTTTGGGCCCAAGGAATATTTTCAAGCCGCCGCAGGCGCGGAACAAGTTCCCCAAGTAAATTTCTAA
- a CDS encoding methyl-accepting chemotaxis protein codes for MAEVSLLNCFTMVAKYIPQLVNGKVGMVVSDREKWLVSYSIPELEGQVVVGEALKPGSAAYQAMQQRQRVVVAVSSEVYGIPYIAVSLPVINEQGEVIGAVAVHESMERQDLLATAARQLSSSATQMASSIQSILAQAEELAASGRILKDMSVAANKEVAATDSVVGFIKNVASQTNLLGLNAAIEAARVGEMGRGFGVVAEEVRKLATNSAGSATQITTILNNIKNSIAKIGIEINQIDAVTEHQANTIQDLTAHSQTLMAMSEQLASLAANINNEQKGASR; via the coding sequence ATGGCAGAGGTTTCCCTATTGAACTGTTTTACGATGGTTGCAAAGTATATTCCCCAGTTAGTTAACGGCAAAGTTGGCATGGTGGTGAGTGACCGGGAAAAATGGTTGGTATCTTACTCGATTCCTGAACTCGAAGGCCAGGTGGTTGTTGGCGAAGCACTCAAACCGGGCTCGGCTGCCTACCAGGCAATGCAGCAGCGGCAACGGGTAGTTGTGGCCGTGAGCAGTGAGGTTTACGGTATTCCTTATATTGCCGTCAGCCTGCCGGTAATTAACGAGCAAGGGGAAGTCATTGGCGCTGTTGCTGTTCACGAATCAATGGAACGTCAAGACCTGCTGGCAACGGCGGCCAGGCAGTTGTCCAGTTCAGCTACCCAGATGGCCTCTTCCATCCAGTCTATCCTGGCGCAGGCTGAAGAACTGGCAGCCAGCGGTCGCATTCTTAAAGATATGTCAGTGGCTGCCAATAAAGAGGTGGCCGCTACGGATTCTGTTGTGGGTTTTATTAAAAATGTTGCCAGCCAAACTAATCTTTTAGGCCTGAATGCTGCCATTGAGGCCGCCAGGGTGGGGGAAATGGGCCGGGGGTTTGGCGTCGTAGCGGAAGAAGTCCGTAAGCTGGCCACCAATAGTGCCGGTTCGGCAACCCAGATTACCACAATCCTGAATAATATTAAAAACTCAATTGCGAAAATTGGCATTGAAATAAATCAGATTGATGCAGTTACCGAGCATCAGGCCAATACTATTCAAGACCTTACGGCTCACAGCCAGACGCTTATGGCCATGTCGGAGCAGCTGGCCAGTCTGGCCGCCAACATAAATAATGAACAAAAAGGGGCGTCGCGCTAA
- the dprA gene encoding DNA-processing protein DprA, with product MEQYYLAALQKVPGIGSSRIKALVDYFGSARQAWLADQGDLFLSRCVDNTVCNNLLAHRDKLDVHNLAELLFKKRIFLCSLTNDNYPVLLRNTFNPPYVLYYRGILPNHDKLVAIVGARKASPYGRNAAGMLAAALATAQVGIVSGAARGIDTTAHQGALEQGYTIAVLGCGVDISYPPENARLLARIAETGAIISEYAPGVMAQARHFPARNRIISGLSRGVIVVEAAERSGALITADFALEEGRDVFAVPGSIFAGGSKGTNRLIKQGAKLVDGAGDVLEEYGWEADPLKPAGVILAKDEQAVYSLLNYEEPIGIEEIVTKLNVLPATAAYILLQLTLRGLTVEHSGQCYTCAAREGNK from the coding sequence ATGGAGCAGTATTACTTGGCTGCCTTACAGAAGGTTCCGGGTATTGGCAGTTCACGCATTAAGGCCTTGGTTGATTATTTTGGTAGCGCCCGGCAGGCTTGGTTGGCTGACCAGGGCGATTTATTTTTATCAAGGTGTGTGGATAACACCGTTTGTAATAATTTACTCGCCCACCGGGACAAGCTAGATGTACATAACCTGGCCGAGCTATTATTCAAAAAAAGAATATTCCTCTGCAGCTTAACAAATGACAACTATCCGGTTTTATTGCGTAACACCTTTAATCCGCCCTATGTTCTGTATTATCGGGGGATTTTACCTAACCATGATAAGCTTGTGGCTATTGTCGGCGCGCGCAAAGCTTCGCCCTATGGCAGGAATGCCGCCGGCATGCTGGCGGCGGCGCTGGCAACCGCCCAGGTTGGAATTGTCAGCGGCGCCGCCAGAGGTATTGACACAACTGCTCACCAGGGAGCACTGGAGCAAGGGTATACAATTGCCGTGCTTGGCTGTGGGGTGGATATTTCTTATCCACCGGAAAACGCCAGACTGCTGGCACGTATTGCTGAGACCGGTGCCATAATTTCCGAGTATGCCCCGGGTGTTATGGCCCAGGCCCGGCATTTTCCTGCCCGCAACCGTATTATCAGCGGGTTGTCCCGGGGCGTTATTGTCGTGGAAGCCGCTGAGAGGAGTGGGGCCCTTATCACCGCTGATTTTGCGTTAGAAGAAGGACGGGATGTATTTGCTGTGCCTGGCAGTATTTTTGCCGGCGGCAGCAAAGGGACTAACAGACTTATCAAACAGGGAGCCAAGCTGGTAGACGGGGCTGGTGATGTTCTGGAGGAATATGGCTGGGAAGCAGACCCGCTTAAGCCGGCCGGCGTGATATTAGCCAAGGATGAACAGGCTGTGTATAGTTTACTGAATTATGAGGAGCCTATAGGAATTGAAGAAATTGTTACAAAACTGAATGTACTGCCGGCAACGGCTGCATATATATTATTGCAACTCACATTACGGGGTTTGACGGTCGAACATAGCGGTCAATGCTATACTTGTGCCGCCAGGGAGGGAAATAAGTGA
- a CDS encoding TPM domain-containing protein yields MNKRLAWLVLVVYLLLISLAAAQPLIPPAPTHSIYVQDHAGVLNSDTKNKINTLGGQLADRTKAQIVVLTVKSLEGAAVEEYALEVLRRWGIGDKQLNNGVLVLVAVDDRQARIEVGYGLEGVLNDAKTGAVQDDYMLPYFAANDYNQGIWNGYQALVSIAAQEYQLDINTDAEAAKVRSAAANPSWWDTLPWWGQLAVGAGVMALFVFDWLFLGGSITYLILSLLRFRGGGGGGGYGGGSGGGGGSSRKW; encoded by the coding sequence ATGAATAAAAGGTTGGCCTGGCTTGTTTTAGTAGTATACCTATTACTAATTTCCCTGGCTGCGGCCCAACCCCTGATCCCGCCGGCGCCGACGCACAGTATTTATGTCCAGGACCATGCCGGCGTATTGAATTCAGATACTAAAAATAAAATTAACACTTTGGGCGGCCAACTGGCAGATAGAACTAAGGCGCAAATTGTCGTGCTGACAGTTAAAAGCCTGGAGGGAGCAGCAGTAGAGGAATATGCGCTGGAGGTTCTGCGCCGGTGGGGTATTGGGGATAAACAATTAAATAACGGGGTACTGGTGCTTGTGGCTGTCGATGACCGGCAAGCGCGAATTGAAGTGGGGTACGGCCTGGAAGGAGTGTTAAACGACGCCAAAACCGGGGCGGTGCAGGATGACTATATGCTTCCTTATTTCGCCGCCAATGATTATAATCAGGGGATTTGGAATGGTTATCAGGCCTTGGTCAGCATCGCAGCCCAAGAGTATCAACTTGATATCAATACTGACGCTGAAGCCGCTAAAGTACGTTCGGCAGCAGCCAATCCGTCCTGGTGGGATACCCTGCCCTGGTGGGGGCAGCTGGCGGTAGGAGCAGGGGTAATGGCCCTGTTTGTTTTTGACTGGCTGTTTCTCGGCGGCAGTATTACTTACCTCATTCTTTCACTGTTAAGGTTCCGCGGCGGTGGCGGCGGTGGCGGCTACGGCGGCGGCTCGGGCGGCGGCGGCGGTTCCAGCCGTAAATGGTAA
- a CDS encoding recombinase family protein has product MKARLYARVSKERQGAFSIETQLQKCRKKADELGIADSETYIDNGFTVDVDRPGFNRMIADYQDGDIIIALSSDRLCGSFSQTMDFRSQYKLQLVLTEDDELRPTNNIVHAYAATEPTTASAASKQSNEVRQKFLAHIAGLIDFWDQEPKSSRAKLQGLAVSILSVFDGWAGDLPGFIFDPEPDKENCSENTPDSAGSLHDK; this is encoded by the coding sequence ATGAAAGCCCGTTTATATGCTCGGGTTAGTAAAGAAAGGCAAGGTGCGTTCAGTATCGAAACCCAGCTCCAAAAATGTCGGAAGAAGGCTGATGAGCTGGGGATAGCCGATAGCGAAACATATATTGACAACGGATTTACTGTAGATGTTGACAGGCCCGGATTTAACAGAATGATTGCAGACTATCAGGATGGCGATATTATTATTGCCCTTAGTTCAGACCGCTTATGCGGCAGCTTCAGCCAAACCATGGATTTTAGAAGCCAATACAAACTTCAGCTCGTCCTTACCGAGGACGACGAATTAAGGCCGACAAATAATATTGTTCATGCCTATGCGGCAACCGAACCCACTACCGCCTCTGCAGCCAGCAAACAAAGTAATGAGGTTCGGCAAAAGTTTTTGGCTCACATTGCCGGATTAATCGATTTCTGGGATCAGGAGCCTAAATCAAGCCGGGCAAAGCTACAAGGCTTAGCGGTTTCAATATTGAGCGTTTTTGATGGCTGGGCCGGGGATTTACCGGGGTTTATCTTTGACCCGGAACCTGATAAGGAAAACTGCTCTGAGAATACGCCTGACAGTGCGGGCAGTCTGCATGATAAATAA
- a CDS encoding ABC transporter ATP-binding protein/permease, translating into MRRGVMLRGAWRIARTYWFSEEKWSAWLLLSSVIVLNLVLVYITVQLNLWQGSFYDAIQNFNYAGFLKIMEQYALLGVLFIVVKGYQIYVRMLLHLRWRRWLTERYLSAWLKKKSYYRLQLMARNATDNPDQRISEDVELFVMLTLRLSVDFLQDVVTVFSFVIILWNLSGVFYLPVGGQQIPIYGYLVWLALAYAIVGTYWTLKVGRPLVRLEYDQQRYEADFRFSLVRVREHAESIALYGGENNEKKNCMNRFNQIVVNFMKIIDVRKKLMWLTTGYSKISVIFAALIASPLYFRGQIHFGQMFQIIDAYNHVQVGFSFIIDSFTQLAQWRAVINRLNNFLTFLEAVQTEERSHPEVVSRQHHTDFGLEGVNVFQPNGQKLVQDLTLKLPVGQSLLITGPSGCGKSTLLRTLAGIWPYASGRIRLPRKARLMFIPQKAYMPINTLREVLLYPGPARSLNDADLQAVLTACRLSHLTGRLDEWMDWGQALSLGEQQRMAFVRALLQKPDWLFLDEATSALDEITEQTVYRLAVKALTKTTIISVGHRRTLVSYHQNRLLLGGDGSWELRTASLRS; encoded by the coding sequence ATGCGGAGGGGCGTGATGCTGCGCGGTGCCTGGAGAATTGCCAGGACTTACTGGTTTTCGGAAGAGAAATGGTCGGCCTGGCTGCTACTGTCCAGCGTGATTGTGCTGAATCTGGTACTAGTGTACATTACAGTCCAGCTTAATCTCTGGCAAGGATCGTTTTATGATGCAATCCAGAATTTCAATTATGCCGGCTTTCTGAAAATAATGGAGCAATATGCTTTATTAGGGGTTTTATTCATTGTTGTCAAAGGGTATCAGATCTATGTACGGATGCTCCTGCACCTGCGTTGGCGGCGCTGGCTTACAGAACGGTACCTGTCAGCTTGGCTCAAAAAAAAATCGTACTACCGGCTGCAGTTAATGGCCAGGAATGCTACCGACAACCCTGACCAGCGGATTAGTGAAGACGTTGAATTGTTTGTCATGCTAACACTAAGATTATCGGTAGACTTTTTGCAGGATGTGGTGACAGTTTTTTCATTTGTTATCATATTGTGGAATTTATCAGGGGTTTTTTATCTACCGGTTGGCGGTCAGCAAATACCGATATACGGATATTTGGTATGGTTGGCGTTAGCATATGCCATTGTGGGTACCTACTGGACTCTCAAAGTAGGCCGCCCGCTCGTCCGGCTGGAATATGACCAGCAGCGGTATGAGGCTGATTTTCGGTTCAGCCTGGTCCGCGTGCGGGAGCATGCTGAAAGCATCGCTTTGTACGGTGGCGAAAATAATGAAAAGAAAAATTGTATGAACCGCTTTAATCAGATTGTAGTCAATTTTATGAAGATTATTGACGTCCGGAAAAAGCTGATGTGGCTAACAACCGGTTATTCAAAGATTTCAGTCATTTTTGCTGCCTTGATTGCATCACCACTCTATTTTCGCGGTCAGATCCATTTCGGTCAGATGTTTCAGATTATTGACGCCTATAACCATGTACAAGTCGGATTTTCCTTCATCATCGACAGCTTTACCCAGTTAGCTCAATGGCGGGCGGTTATTAACCGGCTAAATAATTTCCTTACCTTTCTGGAGGCCGTCCAAACCGAGGAAAGATCACACCCAGAAGTTGTTTCCCGGCAGCATCATACCGATTTTGGCTTAGAGGGGGTCAATGTTTTTCAGCCAAACGGCCAAAAACTGGTTCAGGATTTAACGCTAAAGCTTCCTGTCGGTCAGAGCCTGCTGATAACCGGCCCCTCCGGCTGCGGCAAGAGTACATTGCTCCGGACTTTGGCCGGGATATGGCCTTACGCCAGCGGCCGCATCCGGCTTCCTCGCAAGGCCAGGCTTATGTTTATACCACAGAAAGCCTATATGCCCATCAACACTTTGCGAGAGGTCCTGTTGTACCCTGGGCCGGCCCGGTCGTTAAATGACGCTGATCTGCAGGCCGTTCTAACCGCCTGCCGGCTCAGCCATTTAACCGGCAGGCTTGATGAGTGGATGGATTGGGGGCAGGCGCTGTCTTTGGGTGAGCAGCAGAGAATGGCTTTTGTGCGGGCGCTCCTGCAGAAGCCTGATTGGCTGTTTCTGGATGAGGCCACATCAGCGCTAGATGAAATTACCGAACAGACAGTGTACCGGCTGGCAGTTAAAGCACTGACAAAAACGACGATCATAAGCGTGGGCCATCGGCGTACACTCGTGAGTTATCACCAGAATCGCCTGCTTTTGGGCGGAGACGGCAGCTGGGAGCTTAGGACTGCTTCCCTGCGCAGCTAA
- the folP gene encoding dihydropteroate synthase: protein MQYNMRVIEIKNQDQAKAELYKIQCDPGGAAIMSNKAVYKTIKVEKVLSKAALILKQTFLSKGGEASVSRGAADFSDQYTDVLLSGSLKHYKQCIPQLKVQPWGLKKLAQELEAVIAASEAFPRRDYQLGQHRLAITPEKTLVMGILNFTPDSFSDGGQFNTIDAALKHAEQMVKDGADIIDIGAESTRPYGSEKISAQAELDRLMPVLEKVLAVAGVPVSIDTYKASVAREALRAGAHMINDIWGLQSDPEMAKVIAAAGVPVVVMHNQEGTVYQRDIMAHILEFLRHSVEIGQAAGISAEQFIIDPGIGFGKTPAANLVVMARLEELKSMGCPILLGTSRKRFIGDILKALPDDRVEGTGATVAWGITKGANIVRVHDVKAIARIARMTDVITNAKYQ, encoded by the coding sequence ATGCAATACAATATGCGGGTAATTGAGATAAAAAATCAAGACCAGGCGAAGGCCGAGCTGTACAAGATTCAATGTGATCCTGGCGGTGCGGCTATTATGTCTAATAAGGCCGTATATAAGACGATTAAAGTGGAAAAAGTGTTAAGTAAAGCTGCGCTTATTCTAAAACAGACATTTCTTTCTAAAGGCGGCGAGGCCTCAGTCTCCAGGGGCGCGGCCGATTTTAGCGATCAATACACAGATGTACTCTTAAGCGGGAGTTTAAAACACTATAAACAATGTATCCCCCAGCTTAAGGTTCAGCCCTGGGGGCTGAAAAAACTGGCCCAGGAGCTGGAGGCTGTCATTGCCGCCAGCGAAGCCTTCCCGCGGCGCGACTATCAGCTTGGCCAGCACAGGCTGGCGATTACGCCGGAGAAAACACTGGTTATGGGAATTTTAAATTTTACACCAGATTCTTTTTCGGACGGAGGGCAGTTTAATACTATTGATGCCGCCCTGAAGCATGCCGAACAAATGGTTAAAGACGGGGCCGATATTATCGACATCGGTGCTGAATCTACCAGACCCTACGGATCAGAGAAAATATCGGCGCAGGCAGAGCTGGACCGGTTAATGCCTGTCCTGGAAAAGGTACTGGCTGTTGCCGGTGTGCCTGTGTCTATTGATACTTATAAAGCCAGTGTGGCCCGGGAGGCCCTTAGAGCCGGCGCCCATATGATCAATGATATCTGGGGTCTGCAGTCTGACCCCGAAATGGCTAAGGTGATTGCGGCAGCCGGGGTGCCGGTGGTAGTTATGCATAATCAGGAAGGGACAGTGTATCAGCGGGATATTATGGCCCATATTCTTGAATTTTTGCGGCACAGTGTTGAAATCGGCCAGGCTGCAGGTATCAGCGCTGAACAATTTATTATCGATCCGGGCATTGGGTTTGGCAAAACGCCGGCGGCTAATTTAGTGGTAATGGCGCGCCTGGAGGAGCTAAAATCGATGGGATGCCCTATATTGTTAGGCACTTCCCGCAAACGATTCATTGGCGATATTTTAAAGGCGCTGCCTGATGACCGGGTAGAAGGAACAGGCGCTACTGTCGCTTGGGGAATTACCAAAGGGGCCAATATTGTCCGGGTACATGATGTAAAGGCGATAGCCCGCATTGCCCGGATGACAGATGTGATAACAAATGCTAAATATCAGTAG
- a CDS encoding glucosaminidase domain-containing protein, with amino-acid sequence MNQYFYDLAKQAAAVANEGFGDIIKPEWIYCQWCHETGGFTSTLASEYYNLGGLTQVTPNDAPQPDGQYYYKQFASYEAYAEYFGKYLRYYEEDGLYAAASLEDYIAALKHGGYFGDTLANYLASVKGIYAANFASFDVQADSAER; translated from the coding sequence ATGAATCAATATTTTTATGACCTGGCGAAGCAGGCTGCCGCAGTAGCCAATGAAGGCTTTGGTGACATTATCAAACCGGAATGGATTTATTGTCAATGGTGCCACGAGACAGGCGGCTTTACCTCCACATTGGCCAGTGAGTACTATAATCTCGGCGGTTTAACCCAGGTTACGCCCAATGACGCACCGCAACCGGATGGTCAGTACTACTATAAACAGTTTGCCAGCTATGAAGCCTATGCCGAGTATTTTGGCAAATATCTCCGGTACTACGAAGAAGATGGCCTGTACGCTGCTGCCAGCCTTGAGGACTATATTGCCGCCCTTAAGCATGGCGGTTATTTTGGGGATACGCTGGCAAACTATTTAGCCAGTGTTAAGGGGATTTATGCGGCAAATTTTGCTAGCTTCGACGTCCAGGCTGATTCGGCTGAACGGTGA
- a CDS encoding MGDG synthase family glycosyltransferase, giving the protein MRLVKPRVLFMSAPIGAGHFKAAQSVSQLLRLHHSCHTELCSIFDFCHPFIGRTVLKGYLQILATFPQAYGAMYGWGNQSRLALLGRELVSQLFARRMVAYIKQFQPSVIVCTHATPAGLVAWLKKKGLITVPAAAIITDFVAHRLWVYPEFEHYFVAHPAMADYLSQQGILPQSIVVTGIPVSECFSQPGNKEQILAELKLSPGRKTILIMGGGAGVLPMAEILAVCDQLDRPVQIIAVAGKNQLLYRRLAQMQATSRQPVRVFGFVDNVHELMRAADVLISKPGGMSSAEALTMGVPLVIYRPIPGQEEANTRYLLNHRAALRADSLTALATILTRLFTTDDDFITLRRRAVLLGRPYAAKNIADFIAECHLKG; this is encoded by the coding sequence ATGCGATTGGTTAAACCGCGGGTTTTATTTATGAGTGCCCCGATTGGGGCCGGGCATTTTAAAGCAGCCCAGTCTGTGAGTCAGCTGCTTAGGTTACACCATTCGTGCCATACGGAACTGTGCAGTATATTTGATTTCTGTCATCCGTTTATCGGCCGGACAGTACTTAAGGGTTATTTACAAATACTTGCTACTTTTCCTCAAGCCTATGGCGCAATGTATGGCTGGGGCAATCAGAGCCGGCTGGCATTGCTGGGCCGGGAGCTGGTCAGCCAGCTGTTTGCCCGGCGTATGGTGGCTTATATTAAACAGTTTCAACCCTCAGTCATCGTCTGTACCCATGCCACTCCGGCCGGCCTTGTCGCCTGGCTCAAAAAGAAAGGCCTGATTACGGTACCGGCGGCGGCAATTATTACTGACTTTGTGGCCCACCGGCTCTGGGTCTATCCGGAATTTGAGCATTATTTTGTGGCTCACCCGGCTATGGCCGACTATTTAAGTCAGCAGGGAATCCTCCCCCAGTCGATCGTTGTAACAGGCATACCTGTCAGTGAATGTTTCAGCCAGCCAGGTAACAAAGAGCAAATACTGGCTGAGCTTAAACTTAGTCCGGGCCGCAAAACAATCCTGATTATGGGGGGCGGGGCCGGGGTGCTGCCAATGGCTGAAATCCTTGCAGTATGCGACCAACTTGACAGGCCTGTGCAGATTATTGCGGTAGCAGGCAAAAATCAGTTGTTATACCGGCGCCTGGCGCAAATGCAAGCAACGAGCAGGCAGCCGGTCAGGGTCTTCGGCTTTGTGGATAATGTACACGAACTGATGCGTGCCGCCGATGTATTGATCTCTAAACCCGGGGGCATGAGTTCGGCCGAGGCTCTTACCATGGGGGTACCCCTTGTTATTTATCGCCCTATACCTGGTCAGGAAGAAGCAAATACCCGGTATTTGCTTAATCACCGGGCCGCACTCAGGGCCGATTCTTTGACCGCACTGGCAACGATACTGACTAGATTATTTACCACTGACGATGATTTTATCACTTTGCGCCGGCGGGCAGTTTTACTTGGCCGGCCTTATGCAGCTAAAAATATTGCCGATTTTATTGCCGAATGCCACTTAAAAGGTTAA